One window of Quercus robur chromosome 5, dhQueRobu3.1, whole genome shotgun sequence genomic DNA carries:
- the LOC126728167 gene encoding uncharacterized protein LOC126728167, giving the protein MAEMRENMRRANLVEDLVHRTDSPFTTSINGHPLPPKFKMPSLDSYDGARDPFDHIATFKTTMHLQGVPDEIMCRAFTTTLKGLARVWFSTIPPNTVSSFEELSKLFVNNFIGGQRHKRFSSSLLTIEQGANESLCSFITRFNREALTVDEVDDKLLLATFHNGVNFELFIHKLYEKEPQSMAELIHSAQNFMNTEDAIIATKRKIAERMEAHLARHSEQGPHPKKGRTEDKKERDNKKTGSSSRRSQNYTPLGAACRYHHVTSSGGIIPTTDN; this is encoded by the coding sequence ATGGCAGAGATGAGGGAGAACATGAGAAGGGCAAATCTAGTGGAGGATCTAGTCCACCGAACAGATTCCCCTTTCACGActtccatcaacggtcacccCTTACCCCCAAAATTCAAGATGCCTTCATTGGATTCGTACGATGGAGCCCGTGACCCATTTGATCATATAGCAACTTTCAAGACTAccatgcaccttcaaggagtccCGGATGAGATTATGTGTAGAGCCTTCACTACCACTCTCAAAGGACTGGCGCGAGTGTGGTTCAGCACAATACCCCCGAACACAgtgagttcttttgaagaatTGAGTAAGTTGTTTGTCAATAATTTCATCGGAGGACAAAGACACAAACGCTTTTCGTCCAGTCTGTTAACCATAGAACAAGGAGCGAATGAAAGCCTATGCTCCTTCATCACTCGTTTTAACAGGGAAGCCCTAACCGTAGATGAGGTGGATGACAAGCTACTCTTGGCAACCTTCCATAATGGGGTTAATTTTGAGTTATTCATCCATAAGCTGTATGAGAAGGAGCCTCAATCCATGGCTGAACTCATTCATTCGGCCCAAAACTTTATGAATACAGAAGACGCAATCATAGCCACGAAGAGGAAAATAGCTGAAAGGATGGAAGCACACCTCGCACGCCACTCGGAACAAGGTCCTCATCCAAAGAAGGGACGAACGGAAGATAAGAAGGAACGAGATAATAAGAAGACGGGTTCGTCCTCAAGAAGAAGTCAGAATTACACGCCCTTAGGTGCAGCCTGTAGGTACCATCACGTTACCAGTAGTGGTGGGATCATACCCACAACAGATAACTGA